The Paramisgurnus dabryanus chromosome 3, PD_genome_1.1, whole genome shotgun sequence genome includes a window with the following:
- the mapk3 gene encoding mitogen-activated protein kinase 3: MAESGSSAVATGAAGSNSSAAGAGGAVAPVGANGGAGSKPGLESVKGQIFDVGPRYTDLQYIGEGAYGMVCSAFDNVNKTRVAIKKISPFEHQTYCQRTLREIKILLRFRHENIIGINDILRARRIDYMRDVYIVQDLMETDLYKLLKTQQLSNDHICYFLYQILRGLKYIHSANVLHRDLKPSNLLINTTCDLKICDFGLARIADPEHDHTGFLTEYVATRWYRAPEIMLNSKGYTKSIDIWSVGCILAEMLSNRPIFPGKHYLDQLNHILGILGSPSQDDLNCIINMKARNYLQSLPQKPKIPWNKLFPKADNKALDLLDRMLTFNPIKRITVEEALAHPYLEQYYDPTDEPVAEEPFNFKMELDDLPKERLKELIFEETARFQANYQGS; this comes from the exons ATGGCGGAATCGGGCAGCAGCGCGGTAGCGACTGGAGCCGCGGGCTCGAACAGCAGCGCCGCTGGAGCTGGAGGAGCCGTCGCGCCCGTAGGAGCGAACGGAGGCGCGGGATCCAAACCTGGCCTGGAATCGGTGAAGGGACAAATTTTTGACGTTGGTCCCCGCTACACCGATCTCCAGTACATCGGGGAGGGGGCCTACGGGATGGTCTG CTCAGCTTTTGATAATGTGAATAAGACCCGAGTGGCTATTAAAAAGATCAGTCCATTTGAACACCAGACCTACTGCCAGCGCACCCTGAGAGAGATCAAAATCCTGCTGCGGTTCCGTCATGAGAACATCATCGGCATCAATGACATCCTGAGAGCACGGCGCATTGACTATATGAGGGATGT CTATATCGTACAGGACCTGATGGAGACGGACCTTTACAAATTGCTGAAGACACAGCAACTCAGCAACGACCACATCTGCTACTTTTTGTACCAGATCTTACGAGGGCTGAAATACATTCACTCTGCCAATGTGCTGCATAGAGACCTAAAGCCCTCAAACCTTCTCATCAACACCACCTGTGACCTCAAG ATCTGTGATTTCGGGCTGGCACGGATAGCTGACCCTGAGCATGACCACACTGGGTTCCTCACAGAGTATGTGGCCACTCGCTGGTACCGTGCTCCTGAGATCATGCTCAACTCCAAG GGTTACACTAAGTCCATTGATATTTGGTCTGTGGGTTGCATCCTGGCGGAGATGTTGTCAAATAGACCCATCTTTCCAGGGAAGCACTATCTGGACCAGCTCAACCACATATTGG GCATTTTGGGGTCTCCATCTCAAGATGATCTGAATTGCATCATCAACATGAAGGCCAGGAACTACCTCCAGTCTTTACCCCAGAAACCGAAGATCCCATGGAACAAGCTTTTCCCCAAAGCAGACAACAAAG CTCTGGATTTGTTGGACCGCATGTTAACCTTTAACCCCATCAAACGTATAACCGTGGAAGAAGCACTGGCCCACCCCTACCTGGAGCAGTACTATGACCCCACTGATGAG CCGGTGGCTGAGGAACCCTTCAACTTCAAAATGGAGCTGGACGACCTTCCTAAAGAGAGGCTTAAGGAGCTCATCTTTGAGGAGACTGCACGCTTTCAGGCCAACTACCAGGGCTCCTGA